The following coding sequences lie in one Corticium candelabrum chromosome 10, ooCorCand1.1, whole genome shotgun sequence genomic window:
- the LOC134185936 gene encoding palmitoyltransferase ZDHHC6-like, which produces MAADGISRLCHWGPSIALSIIFALLSSTLYSILIYWRSDDMEGPLNLTILLIDFLLIMYNFLTACLRGPGRVPPRWTPDNEGDTRYLQYCDVCEGYKAPRAHHCSKCQRCCLKMDHHCPWINNCVGHRNHAPFVRFLFHVTIGCSHAFYLQALSLYRTFFVRTHWMYRRLILYGPLAVTANLLCCGLTIGVTLAVGILLVTQLLNIRKNHTEIELWIMRKVKSVKNKNGNSNSFHFPYDLGWKKNCKSVLWTQEGDGIMWETRADCHQYTLTMKQIELKKDKREHTYLYEVVRNYHGSRDYFGICFGCRVACSCPNPDEPRLCVKQGDRVMVTRIYKHWLYGNRVLSHLVENGIGPTVRPRQYSKERGWFPRTCGAPINKRK; this is translated from the exons ATGGCGGCAGATGGCATATCAAGACTATGCCATTGGGGACCTTCAATCGCACTCTCAATCATCTTCGCTTTGCTGTCGTCAACTCTTTATTCAATTCTCATCTACTGGCGGTCGGATGACATGGAGGGCCCCCTCAACTTGACCATCCTCCTCATCGACTTCCTACTAATTATGTACAACTTCCTGACGGCTTGTTTGCGTGGTCCTGGTCGCGTGCCACCGAGATGGACACCAGACAACGAAGGAGACACTCGCTACCTACAATATTGCGACGTGTGTGAAGGATACAAGGCACCAAGAGCTCATCACTGCAGCAA ATGTCAACGTTGTTGTCTAAAGATGGACCATCACTGTCCATGGATAAACAACTGTGTGGGACACCGCAATCACGCTCCGTTCGTTCGATTCCTCTTCCATGTCACGATTGGTTGCTCACACGCCTTCTACCTTCAAGCTCTATCCCTGTATCGAACATTCTTTGTTAGAACACACTGGATGTACAGACGATTGATATTATATGGACCGTTGGCAGTAACAGCTAATCTACTGTGTTGTGGATTGACCATAGGGGTAACTCTTGCCGTAGGGATACTGCTAGTCACTCAACTACTAAACATCAGGAAAAATCACACAGAAATCGAACTGTGGATTATGAGAAAGGTGAAGTCAGTAAAAAACAAGAACGGCAACAGTAACTCGTTTCATTTTCCGTACGACCTTGGCTGGAAGAAAAACTGTAAATCCGTTCTGTGGACTCAAGAAGGAGACGGGATCATGTGGGAAACACGAGCTGACTGCCATCAGTACACTCTCACAATGAAACAGATTGAATTAAAGAAAGACAAGCGAGAGCACACGTATCTCTACGAAGTCGTTCGCAACTACCACGGAAGTAGAGATTATTTCGGAATTTGTTTTGGGTGTCGTGTCGCTTGCTCGTGTCCTAACCCGGACGAGCCACGTCTGTGTGTGAAGCAGGGCGACAGAGTCATGGTAACACGAATTTATAAACACTGGCTTTATGGGAACAGAGTGCTTAGCCATCTAGTTGAAAACGGAATCGGACCGACAGTGAGACCTCGGCAGTATAGCAAAGAGAGAGGATGGTTTCCAAGGACTTGTGGTGCGCCGATTAATAAGAGAAAATGA